A single region of the Idiomarinaceae bacterium HL-53 genome encodes:
- a CDS encoding Dienelactone hydrolase, with protein sequence MRSFLIGLVLAFIATPALAKIETSYHEYQVGGETMRGYVAWNSRLESSLGTVIIVHDWDGPNDYEKGRAEQLAALGYTAFAIDVYGKDRQPTSMQENQQRASEMYQNRALFRERLMGAVAEVGNIPGGTENIIAMGYCFGGAAVLEMARAGAGLQGYASFHGGLNLPEGQDYDAVDAPVIVLHGSADPVSGMADVAALLDGLEDAGVSHEAHIYGGARHSFTVPWSGDYLLQADRDSWDALLTFFERNF encoded by the coding sequence ATGCGCAGTTTTTTAATCGGATTGGTGCTGGCATTTATAGCCACGCCGGCATTGGCAAAAATTGAAACGAGTTATCACGAATATCAGGTAGGTGGGGAGACCATGCGGGGTTACGTTGCATGGAACTCACGTTTAGAGTCATCGCTCGGTACAGTGATTATTGTACACGACTGGGACGGCCCAAATGACTATGAGAAAGGGCGTGCTGAACAGCTCGCAGCATTGGGGTATACGGCTTTTGCCATTGATGTTTACGGCAAAGATCGACAGCCAACGAGTATGCAAGAGAATCAACAGCGTGCATCTGAAATGTATCAGAACCGAGCCCTATTTCGCGAGCGCTTGATGGGGGCGGTCGCTGAAGTTGGTAATATTCCAGGCGGTACCGAAAACATCATTGCGATGGGTTATTGTTTCGGTGGTGCGGCCGTATTAGAGATGGCGCGGGCTGGTGCTGGTTTGCAAGGTTACGCCTCATTCCACGGTGGTTTAAACCTGCCTGAGGGGCAAGATTATGATGCGGTCGATGCGCCTGTAATTGTATTACATGGCTCTGCAGATCCAGTCTCGGGTATGGCCGATGTCGCTGCTCTACTGGATGGCCTTGAGGACGCTGGAGTGTCTCATGAAGCGCATATCTATGGCGGTGCACGTCATTCATTTACGGTGCCGTGGAGCGGTGACTACTTGTTACAAGCAGATCGCGACAGCTGGGACGCACTACTTACCTTCTTCGAGCGAAACTTCTAA
- a CDS encoding Cu+-exporting ATPase, which translates to MAQGESREFSIPVTGLSCAGCVKRAEVALERVEHVHSAEVNLASEKATIRGDESLSANAIAEALKSAGYPTRSERLSFAVEGMHCASCVQKIESALATQMGVIEARVNLANETVSIELLEDVISVEAIEKVISQAGYKAYLRDQQKTDTKQEQSKKLAKIRRQFLLAFALTLPVFVLEMGSHLVPAFHHFLANTIGQQASWLIQFTLTTLVLAIPGRQFFIIGVPALLRAAPEMNTLVALGTSSAWIFSSVATFAPNLLPQQTVNVYFEAAAVIVTLILLGRWLETRAKNQTGDAVRKLLDLQSKTARVIENGQARTRALEQLHKGDLIQVRPGERVAVDGEVTEGKSYVDESMLTGEPQPVYKQAGDKVVGGTLNTNSTLTFKATELGSDTVLAQIIQLVERAQGARLPIQGLVDKVTAVFVPIVMALAALTFLLWLFFAGTENFSLAVVNLVAVLIIACPCAMGLATPVSIMVGTGRAAREGVLFRQSEALQQLRDVKVIAFDKTGTLTEGKPKVTDIIAAEEVSKDQLLSLAYALEHSSEHPIAAAIITEAESRKLELEELREFESHNGLGVSGVIKNETFFLGSKKFIADRNINVANLANLHETLSQEGKTPIYLASEEKLLGFIAISDPIRKSSSAAIAQLQRMGIRIAMITGDARGTAQAVAGKLNIEEVKAEVLPAQKVDTVAALKAQFGTIAFVGDGINDAPALAAADIGIAIGSGTDVAIEAADVVLMQADLSRVVVATRLSKATIRNIKQNLFWAFAYNVSLIPIAAGILYPAYGLLLNPMLAAGAMAFSSIFVLTNALHLKRVRFTH; encoded by the coding sequence ATGGCACAGGGTGAGTCCCGAGAGTTTTCGATTCCTGTCACAGGGTTGAGCTGCGCGGGTTGTGTGAAACGAGCAGAAGTTGCCTTGGAGCGTGTTGAACACGTCCACAGTGCTGAGGTAAATCTTGCGAGCGAAAAAGCGACCATTCGCGGTGATGAGTCGCTCTCAGCAAATGCAATTGCAGAAGCTTTAAAAAGTGCTGGTTACCCCACGCGAAGTGAACGGTTGTCGTTTGCTGTTGAAGGAATGCATTGTGCCTCCTGTGTACAAAAAATAGAGTCGGCCTTGGCTACACAAATGGGCGTTATAGAAGCGCGTGTGAACCTAGCCAATGAGACCGTAAGCATCGAATTACTCGAAGACGTAATAAGTGTTGAAGCTATTGAAAAAGTCATTTCGCAGGCAGGCTACAAAGCTTATTTACGAGACCAACAAAAGACAGACACAAAACAAGAACAAAGTAAAAAACTAGCGAAGATTAGACGACAATTTTTACTTGCTTTCGCACTGACTCTACCCGTGTTCGTGCTCGAAATGGGAAGTCATCTGGTTCCGGCCTTTCACCATTTTCTAGCTAACACGATAGGTCAACAGGCCAGCTGGCTTATACAATTTACTTTAACCACCTTAGTTCTTGCGATTCCTGGTCGACAGTTTTTTATAATCGGTGTGCCCGCACTACTTCGCGCAGCCCCTGAAATGAACACGCTTGTCGCCTTGGGTACCAGTTCTGCCTGGATATTTTCAAGTGTGGCTACTTTTGCGCCTAATCTGCTGCCACAACAAACCGTCAACGTTTACTTTGAAGCCGCTGCCGTAATTGTCACGCTGATTCTTCTTGGACGTTGGCTCGAAACGCGTGCAAAGAATCAGACTGGCGATGCGGTTCGTAAACTTCTTGATCTTCAGAGTAAGACAGCTCGAGTTATAGAAAACGGGCAAGCGCGGACCCGTGCACTTGAGCAATTGCATAAAGGCGACCTCATTCAGGTACGCCCGGGTGAACGAGTTGCGGTCGATGGGGAAGTCACCGAAGGCAAAAGCTATGTCGACGAATCAATGCTGACAGGTGAGCCACAGCCAGTCTATAAGCAAGCAGGTGACAAAGTGGTCGGTGGCACCTTGAATACCAACAGCACACTTACTTTCAAAGCGACTGAATTAGGCAGCGATACGGTACTTGCACAGATAATCCAACTGGTCGAGCGCGCACAAGGAGCAAGGCTGCCCATTCAAGGGCTCGTTGATAAAGTGACCGCTGTATTTGTCCCCATTGTGATGGCACTCGCTGCGCTTACTTTTCTGTTGTGGCTGTTTTTTGCAGGGACCGAGAATTTTAGTCTAGCCGTCGTCAACCTGGTCGCGGTTCTTATTATCGCTTGCCCCTGTGCTATGGGGTTAGCAACGCCGGTCTCGATTATGGTTGGTACTGGACGCGCTGCGAGAGAAGGTGTGCTTTTTCGCCAGAGTGAGGCTTTACAGCAACTTCGAGATGTCAAAGTTATTGCCTTTGACAAAACAGGCACACTAACCGAAGGGAAGCCGAAGGTTACCGACATCATCGCAGCAGAGGAAGTCAGTAAAGATCAACTACTTTCACTCGCCTACGCACTAGAACACAGCTCTGAGCATCCGATTGCAGCGGCAATTATTACTGAAGCAGAGAGCCGTAAACTCGAGTTAGAGGAATTACGTGAGTTTGAATCTCACAATGGCTTAGGTGTTTCGGGTGTTATCAAGAATGAGACATTCTTCCTTGGCTCCAAGAAATTTATAGCAGACAGGAACATCAATGTTGCCAATCTGGCAAATCTCCACGAGACGTTAAGCCAAGAAGGAAAAACGCCAATATATCTAGCGTCCGAAGAAAAGTTACTTGGCTTTATCGCCATTTCCGATCCAATTCGTAAGTCGAGTTCAGCAGCAATTGCTCAGCTACAACGAATGGGTATTCGGATTGCGATGATAACGGGAGATGCCCGTGGAACTGCGCAGGCGGTCGCCGGTAAATTGAACATCGAGGAAGTGAAAGCAGAGGTACTTCCCGCTCAGAAGGTTGACACCGTTGCAGCACTAAAAGCTCAATTCGGAACTATCGCATTTGTTGGTGATGGTATTAACGATGCCCCCGCACTCGCGGCTGCCGACATTGGTATAGCAATTGGTTCCGGCACTGATGTCGCGATTGAAGCTGCGGACGTTGTGTTGATGCAAGCTGACTTGAGTCGCGTTGTCGTTGCAACGCGATTGAGTAAAGCTACGATCCGAAACATAAAGCAAAACCTGTTTTGGGCATTCGCTTACAACGTCAGTTTAATTCCGATTGCAGCAGGCATCCTCTATCCTGCCTATGGATTGTTACTCAATCCAATGTTGGCGGCTGGAGCCATGGCATTCTCAAGTATTTTTGTTCTAACGAACGCGCTCCACTTGAAGCGCGTTCGTTTTACACATTGA
- a CDS encoding Fe(3+) dicitrate transport protein encodes MRKSTLATAILAILAAPVVAEEAESETVVERIQIIGSKDQARDIAGSSAVVDPEQMEIETVTDIHQVLKTVPGIYIREEDGFGLRPNIGIRAATAGRVSKVTLLEDGIMMAPAPYSNPAAYYFPTAFRMNSIEILKGAPLLRYGPQTTGGVVNLVTTPIPDSFGGQILTQFGDHGTHETHAFVGDYDGTFGYLLETSQRNSQGFKDIDRSNRDTGFGIEDYVGKFLWTGERQSLLLKVHYSEETSNETYAGLTDADFAEDPNRRYGLSDIDQMTNHHDSVSVHYEFELSDAISLAAVAYNNNFHRDWFKAGVVNGLVRSANAGDATAQAILDGTVDLEDVTYTHGNRAYGSQGIELSSDIVWGDHSFVVGMRSHEDDMNRYQLKEVYDQVNGSLVFDSFIQPTGGDNRIEKAEAFSFWVTDQWQVSEALTLNLALRYEDVESSRRQFATPERTDTPSFRSNKTDLWLPGASFTYDVNNNWQILAGAHKGFSPLGGGATANQEPETSINYEAGVRFRQDALYIEAIGFYSDFSDTTQLCSIANPCDNGAESGTYVLGESEVRGLEFQVSNTFAAGDFLIPVDFTYTYTQAEISENNAVTGLQSGDQLNDVPENTLALRVTLDNNQGWVNYVVVKYIDEMCVSVGCNRTNSEFDRTDSLVVTDFVSRYALNQDMTVYFKLENVFDNQEIVARSPHGARPNKPQTALFGVQYSF; translated from the coding sequence ATGCGTAAAAGCACCTTGGCAACGGCTATTCTTGCGATTCTTGCAGCTCCTGTTGTTGCAGAAGAAGCCGAAAGTGAAACAGTTGTTGAACGAATTCAAATCATCGGCAGTAAAGATCAAGCGCGTGATATCGCGGGCTCGAGCGCGGTCGTTGATCCTGAGCAAATGGAAATTGAAACGGTAACCGATATTCACCAAGTGCTGAAAACTGTTCCCGGTATTTATATTCGAGAAGAAGATGGATTTGGTTTGCGTCCTAACATTGGCATTCGTGCTGCTACGGCTGGCCGTGTGAGCAAAGTAACACTTCTTGAAGATGGCATTATGATGGCGCCAGCCCCCTACTCCAACCCAGCAGCTTATTATTTTCCAACTGCCTTTCGCATGAACTCTATTGAGATTCTTAAAGGCGCGCCCTTGCTCCGTTATGGTCCGCAAACTACGGGCGGTGTTGTTAACCTTGTCACTACGCCAATCCCTGATTCTTTTGGCGGTCAGATATTGACCCAATTCGGTGATCACGGCACGCATGAAACACATGCCTTTGTAGGTGATTATGACGGTACGTTTGGCTACTTACTAGAAACTTCTCAACGCAATAGCCAAGGCTTTAAAGACATCGATCGCTCAAATAGAGACACAGGCTTTGGTATCGAAGATTATGTAGGAAAATTCCTCTGGACGGGTGAGCGTCAGAGTCTTCTGCTGAAGGTGCACTACTCTGAAGAAACATCGAATGAAACGTACGCGGGTCTTACCGACGCAGATTTTGCAGAAGATCCGAATCGCCGCTACGGTTTGTCTGATATTGATCAAATGACAAACCACCACGACTCGGTGAGTGTACATTACGAATTCGAACTGTCTGATGCAATTTCATTAGCAGCCGTTGCGTACAACAACAACTTTCATCGGGACTGGTTTAAGGCAGGCGTTGTGAACGGTCTTGTGCGTTCGGCAAATGCTGGAGATGCAACGGCACAGGCGATTCTTGATGGCACGGTCGATCTTGAAGACGTGACTTATACCCATGGCAATCGCGCCTATGGCTCGCAAGGTATCGAATTAAGTTCAGATATCGTTTGGGGCGATCATAGCTTCGTAGTCGGTATGCGCAGCCATGAAGATGACATGAATCGTTACCAACTGAAGGAAGTATACGATCAAGTAAATGGCAGCTTAGTATTCGATTCATTTATTCAACCAACGGGCGGAGATAACCGCATCGAGAAGGCCGAAGCATTTAGTTTCTGGGTAACCGACCAATGGCAAGTAAGTGAAGCGCTAACGCTAAATTTAGCTTTACGCTATGAAGACGTTGAATCATCTCGTCGTCAGTTTGCGACACCAGAGCGCACCGACACGCCGAGCTTCCGTTCAAATAAGACAGACCTTTGGTTGCCAGGCGCGTCATTTACCTATGATGTGAATAACAATTGGCAGATTCTTGCAGGTGCCCACAAAGGGTTCTCTCCTTTAGGTGGCGGCGCAACGGCAAACCAAGAACCTGAAACAAGCATCAACTACGAGGCAGGTGTTCGTTTCCGTCAGGACGCGCTGTATATTGAGGCCATTGGTTTTTACAGCGACTTTAGTGACACCACACAGTTATGCTCGATTGCAAACCCATGTGACAATGGCGCTGAGTCTGGCACCTACGTGCTCGGTGAATCTGAAGTTCGTGGTTTAGAATTCCAAGTAAGCAACACGTTTGCTGCAGGTGACTTCCTGATTCCAGTCGACTTTACATACACCTACACCCAAGCTGAAATTAGCGAGAATAACGCTGTGACAGGGCTTCAGAGTGGCGACCAACTAAATGATGTGCCAGAAAACACGCTCGCGTTACGCGTAACACTCGATAACAATCAGGGGTGGGTAAATTACGTAGTGGTGAAGTACATCGATGAGATGTGTGTATCTGTCGGTTGTAATCGCACCAACAGCGAATTCGATCGGACAGATTCGCTGGTGGTGACAGATTTCGTGAGCCGCTATGCGTTGAATCAAGATATGACTGTGTACTTCAAACTCGAAAATGTGTTTGATAATCAAGAAATTGTTGCACGTTCACCGCATGGTGCTCGTCCGAACAAGCCACAAACCGCCTTATTTGGTGTTCAGTATAGCTTCTAG
- a CDS encoding glutamate-5-semialdehyde dehydrogenase: MNNELARQISERAAKAARTIATLSTEKKNAALQRMADAIRKHTGAILAANKEDLLAGQEKGLDDAMMDRLALDEGRVEDMAKAIEEIIALPDPVGDSYLLEERPNGMRIDKMRIPLGVICMIYEARPNVTADAGALCFKSGNAVILRCGREAIGTSKVIAEAMHEALEASGINRDVLTVVPTPDRDLMAELLQQKDFIDLVIPRGGEGLIHYVSDNSKIPVIQHYKGVCHLYVDKDADLDKALALLLNGKTQRTGVCNALEGLLVHAEVAEKFLPMVANALAEKKVKVHACKNSIEFFNDASAIADEDFGVEYLALEIAVRVVKDYNHAIEHLEQFSSGHTDVICTENEATAKRFIADIDSAVTMWNTSSRFSDGGQLGLGAEIGISTSKLHAYGPMGLQSLTTEKFVVTGNGQIRE; encoded by the coding sequence ATGAATAACGAATTAGCAAGACAAATTTCAGAGCGTGCAGCCAAAGCTGCGCGCACGATTGCAACACTTTCAACCGAGAAAAAGAACGCTGCATTGCAACGCATGGCAGACGCTATTCGGAAGCACACCGGGGCTATTTTAGCGGCGAATAAGGAAGATTTATTAGCAGGCCAAGAAAAAGGTCTGGACGATGCGATGATGGATCGACTCGCTCTTGATGAAGGTCGAGTAGAAGACATGGCGAAGGCCATTGAAGAGATTATTGCGCTGCCCGATCCTGTGGGGGATAGCTATCTCTTAGAAGAGCGTCCAAACGGAATGCGTATCGACAAAATGCGTATTCCTCTCGGTGTGATTTGTATGATTTACGAAGCAAGACCTAACGTCACTGCCGATGCAGGCGCGCTTTGTTTCAAATCGGGTAATGCGGTGATTCTGCGTTGCGGTAGAGAGGCGATTGGTACGTCGAAAGTAATTGCAGAAGCAATGCATGAGGCACTCGAGGCTTCGGGCATTAATAGAGACGTACTTACCGTGGTACCAACCCCAGATCGCGACCTCATGGCGGAATTACTGCAGCAAAAAGACTTCATTGACTTGGTTATTCCACGTGGGGGCGAAGGCCTGATTCATTACGTAAGTGACAATAGTAAGATTCCTGTGATTCAACATTACAAAGGGGTGTGCCACCTCTACGTAGACAAAGATGCGGACTTAGACAAAGCACTGGCGCTGTTACTGAACGGTAAAACGCAGCGTACCGGCGTGTGTAATGCCCTAGAGGGCCTCTTAGTGCATGCCGAAGTTGCTGAAAAGTTTCTTCCCATGGTGGCGAACGCCTTGGCGGAAAAGAAGGTGAAAGTTCACGCTTGTAAGAACTCAATCGAGTTTTTCAATGATGCGAGTGCTATCGCAGATGAAGATTTTGGGGTTGAGTATTTAGCGCTGGAGATTGCTGTCCGTGTAGTGAAAGACTACAACCATGCGATTGAGCACCTAGAGCAATTCTCAAGCGGTCACACCGACGTTATCTGTACGGAAAATGAAGCCACCGCGAAACGCTTTATCGCAGACATTGATTCTGCAGTTACGATGTGGAATACCTCCTCGAGATTCTCAGACGGCGGGCAATTAGGTTTAGGCGCGGAGATTGGGATCTCTACGAGTAAGCTACATGCCTACGGCCCGATGGGTTTGCAATCTCTCACTACGGAGAAGTTTGTAGTGACTGGGAATGGTCAAATTCGAGAATAA